The genomic DNA GTATAAATTTAGTTCAATTTGATCTGTAATTTGTGATGACTAGTCACAGAATTCAAAGCATCtagaattcaaaattttgtcaaatccAATATCCACAAGGTACAAATTGTAGGTGTCATTCCCTGCTTCTTTCAACTTGAGCTTTATTGTTgagaaaatgttaattttactttcaattaacaCAAAGCTTAACAAATCTAAGAGGAAAGtcatttctgagaaaaattatgaattttaaattaaaatcttaaaatttattttaaaataattgtgtaaTTTTTCCCATGTCATGATTTCAAAGAGAGAGACTATAATTTACATGTGATTATAACCTTCTGTTGTTctttacaagttttttttaatcttgttttaaagttttttttaataaaaaatcttttgtttttatgaaatagCAGGAATAATTCTCTTTTGCAATGGTACAAAGAATCAAAgaaccaaaaaattattttcatttgaaattttttttttccaatgaggCATTGGCAAATCATGTCAGATCAACGAAAGTTGTTTGTTCAGCTGAAAAGATGAACTCAGTGATCAATGTGAATTTGAGACAGAATGATGAGAAAAGAACATTTCTTTGACAGTAGATTATTATCTTTACATAGGAAAAAGCTATTGACCAAAAGTctttaaaaatgatgatgaaaagtagggacaaaaatataaaaggaaaaggaaagcttCCAATTCTTTGagaagcagaaaaataaaacttttcaagtgTAAAGTTTGAAGTTGTTTTAACCAGAAATTATTTAACCTTTATACTTCTTGGggaaatcaaatgaaatttgtcTGTACAATGTGAATTAATTGTGGTGAAGAAAAGTggcaaagagaaaatgaaacatctaCTTGATAATATTGTTTGCTTTGACATTATATTCTTAAAGCTAAGATGGAGAGAATTTTTTGGCCGACAGATTGGTGTGGAAACTGCAACACATATCCAATAAaagacaatttcaaattctcaacTCAGTGAATTTGTTCCAGGGACAAATCTTTAAGGCCCGAAACAGTGCCTCTAAAGAAAGAGTGTGACCAGTTCAATAGGTATTGGTCTGGATCATAGGTAGAGATGAATGACCCAAGTGAGCTATAATGCAacagcactttttttttttactttcatcaagAGGAGAAACATCTCACAAGATAATGAGAGAAAAGTTTGATGGATAGTTCTATCCAGGGCACACTTTTTGTGGCATTGAAGGTGCTCCCTGATTGTTAATCCCACTGTTCAAATACCACCATTACATGATCAACATTTAAATATCTTTACTTTTACACATTGATgcattgattttaaaattgatgtGATCCTCTTACATCACCAGTTGTAAGGCCAAACATAACACATACCCAACAAAGCTGCCAACAACGACTGTCATAATCTGCTTCCACAAAGAACGATTGTCTGTGCTGCTCCGCACCATACACAGTGTCATTAACAGGACGCCACCTGATCTGCTCAGTGGAATTATTGTCGTTGATGACTTCAGTGAGGATGGTAAGTAGCATAAGAAATAGTTTGGACATGTGCATTTCTTTTTAGCAGGACTTAACTCTTAActctctcaagatctgattgttaaatctCCCCTCCAGCAgttatacatttccttttgaattagttacaagaatttggtgttagatcatgatAAAAACTTCTGCCTAATGAGTTTGAGTTTTCTTATTACTACCTTGCTGGATGAAGTATGGatgttataaggagaagttacatgttaatcacttctgggagtcaaggGGTGAACTAAATACATTGTGGTGTAACTTCCCCGTGCCACCTGCCATAGGAAGTTTCAACTGAAATTCTTCATTGTCACATGATGCCTTGGTGGTTAGTACCCAGGCTCCAGTCCTGGTGAGGTCTTTGTGTAGTGTGAAACGGGAGATGGGCGCTTGGAAGGCCAAATTAATTCTCTTGCGCATGCCTCGCGTTTGAGCGTTGTGTTACAACAGTGTGTAATAGCGGAAAACCAATGTAATCTTTGACTTTGATTACTTTCGACTCTCAACTGAAAATGCTCTTTGACTATCAATTCCATTCCGGGAAATTATTAACACTTCCAGGTGCCTCACATCACAGAAGCTGAGATAAGCTGAGATAGTAAACTTGAAACCTTTTCCTGTCGCTTTCCTCGTTACGAGAAAGATGTTTAGGGTTCACATTTTTTTGCTCCTCGTAGAGAGACTTGGTAAACCACTGGATGACCATGTTGCAACAATGAGCAAAGTGACCGTGCTACGGAACGATAAACGGGAGGGGCTTGTTCGCGCACGCTTGAAAGGTGCCTACGCGGCCAAAGGTGAAGTTCTCACGTTCCTTGATTCGCACTGCGAGGCGACCCCGGGCTGGGCAGAGCCTCTTTTGGCGCGAATTGCAGATTCACGTTCCAATGTTGTGTGCCCCGCTATCGAAGTCCTGAATGCCGACACATTTGCGTACCAAGGCTCTGCAAACGCCGATCAGAGAGGAGGATTCGGCTGGGATTTGTTCTTTAAATGGAAAGGAATTCCCCCGGAAGAACAGAAACTACGAAAAGATAGTTCAGATCCTATCAGGTAACGAGATAAAAATGTTAAGAGAGAGAGcaaaattattcttaaaaattatcatattaTTCAAAAGGGATTAAAGATGTGGACAGACTTTTTAGCAAAGCTGCAGGTTGATCATGATCCCAGAGTGAAATGAATAGAACGGCAAAGCAATACAGAGTTAATAGATAAAAAGACTGCTGGAAGCTTGATACATTGCGTAAGAGGTTTGAAACTCTAAGCGAGATTTAAAACCACGCTAGTATGCAGTGATAGTTATTACTTTAGTCCACTATCGCTGCATATTGAGAaacaatcaaagaaagaaatatttcaacttGAGCTAACATGTTGTCCTAATGTCTGTCTCATACTCAGGACCCCCACGATGGCAGGTGGATTGTTCTCCATCCACAGACAGTACTTCTTTGATCTTGGGTCGTATGACGAAGAGATGGACATCTGGGGAGGAGAAAATCTCGAGCTTTCCTTCAGGGTAAGACTTATTTACTAGCGCAGCTCTAAGTTCATTATTctgaaagcttttgattggcCTTTTTAGAGCattttttgattgagtgtcttAAAACCAAAACCTAAGTAATcacaatcagaagaaaggaaaatactttgaactctttaactctcaaCATCTTATAGTTAATTTTCCCCACTAGCTGCTACACGtttgcttgtaaattagttacgagaatttggtgtcatatcatgaaaacaacatctacctgatgagtttgagtatcCTCATTACTGCTTTGCTGGATAGTGGATGGATATTAGAAAGAGAAGTTAGatttcaatcacttctgggagttcaagggttaagagTCATGTGAGGTACATTTATTAAAATACTCAGATTTAAGATTTGGGGATTACTTTACAGATATGGATGTGTGGTGGTCGGCTGGAGATCGTACCTTGTTCTCGCGTTGGTCACGTGTTCCGTAAGTACACCAGCCCGTACAAATTCCCGGATGGAGTGGAGAAGACTCTCAACAAGAACTTCAATCGACTGGCGGAAGTCTGGATGGACGAGTACAAGGAACTTTACTATAACAAGAAGCCACAGGCGAGGAACATGGAGTATGGAGACATCAGTAAGCGCCTGGAGTTGAGGAAGAGATTAGGGTGCAAAAGCTTTAAGTGGTACATAGAAAACGTGTACCCAGATGTCCAGATGCCCGAGTTAAATCCGCCAGCCAGTGGCGAGGTAAGGGATATTTGGTGAGACGAAGTTGCATTGCTGCACGATCTAAGCTCGAAGGAGCGACGAGAGTTGGTTCTCCAGAACTGGTTGCTAGGTTACTGCAAGTAATCCTCCCCTCTCAAAACCTCCCTTCGCTCCCCTCCACATCAAACAAATCGTAAATTTTTCTGATAGTTCTTACGAACCCATTCATACTCTGAGCTGGGGAAAGGCTTTGTGTGAGTAGAGAAGTTTTTTGTctaaaaactcaaaaaaacGGCCCAACCagttctgttttcagtttttagccCCCTAAAATGAGTGACCTCAGGAACCTATCTGACAAAATTCCTGGGttatttctttatatttttcgcttttattacttttttttttacatcgtGATTATCCCTAAAGTTCCTGTTTCAAGAGTATTTTATTCCTGCTGATATAAAAGGTGTCTTTACCTCTTATAGGTTCGAAACCCGCCAAGTGGATACTGTTTGGACTCGCTTGGAGCCAAACCCGAACACTCGGCTCGAATGGGAGCTTATGTTTGCCATGGGCAGGGTGGAAATCAGGTTTGTAACAGAACGATAAAAGAACTTTCGATGTTAGCATGGTACAGGTATTGTACTAACAGGAACAGGAGTGTTGATTATATATGAAATAGGAAAATTGGCGTTTTATCTATAACACTATCAGCGTTGATTGAAGAGAATGCAAAAACCAGTCCTCATCGTGAAACAGCTTTAAAGTAACTACTTTACGAGAAATTTGAACAACTTCTGCATtctgtgaaattttaaaaacaactttgGCAGTTTTCTCAATTCATGCATCTTGATACATTGTTGTACACAGAACCAGAAGTTTTTTTAAGGCTACTTCTTTTGGAAAACTTTTGAATGACTTTCGAGAGAAAACTTTTTTGCCCCTTGACGCAACGTACGatcataatatttctttttcgtATCAAGGAATTCGGacaaaaattctctttttt from Pocillopora verrucosa isolate sample1 chromosome 10, ASM3666991v2, whole genome shotgun sequence includes the following:
- the LOC131774789 gene encoding polypeptide N-acetylgalactosaminyltransferase 13 is translated as MSSKRIFNIIVVTSTFWFSVTVLVLMFNSEVTRESLTMLNAPVVLDSDKHHYMKGAGVNPLRPVDHQKHIKYPWEKDSSEKPAAKDGLLSSAAKAVNVLAGVLPKNSGSRTREVYDASIAKRTNPGGLGEGGKPAYLMSDEDKKLAEQHFGDHSFNWVLSDKISLDRTLEDVRGDRCKAKHNTYPTKLPTTTVIICFHKERLSVLLRTIHSVINRTPPDLLSGIIVVDDFSEDERLGKPLDDHVATMSKVTVLRNDKREGLVRARLKGAYAAKGEVLTFLDSHCEATPGWAEPLLARIADSRSNVVCPAIEVLNADTFAYQGSANADQRGGFGWDLFFKWKGIPPEEQKLRKDSSDPIRTPTMAGGLFSIHRQYFFDLGSYDEEMDIWGGENLELSFRIWMCGGRLEIVPCSRVGHVFRKYTSPYKFPDGVEKTLNKNFNRLAEVWMDEYKELYYNKKPQARNMEYGDISKRLELRKRLGCKSFKWYIENVYPDVQMPELNPPASGEVRNPPSGYCLDSLGAKPEHSARMGAYVCHGQGGNQMLVMSSKGEIIFEEENCLDVSKSYAGAPVEILKCHGMGGNQKWEHDKKSGIIKHISTGQCLDRGSSGEQYVVMNPCDGRDSQRWVFSKYKNT